The Candidatus Eremiobacterota bacterium genome has a window encoding:
- a CDS encoding MBL fold metallo-hydrolase has translation MIVETFAVGALQCNCTILGDPASGEAIVIDGGDEVARIASTLEARGLRARYLVHTHAHIDHIGALGPLRERAGGEGLLHHADLPLYATLAQQAVWIGMLERPQVVALDGDLADGEVLRAGAVALRCVHTPGHTPGSTSFALEANERTLLFTGDTLFRGAVGRWDLGGTSLADIVRSIREKLLVYDDASLVVPGHGPATTIGEERRENPYLI, from the coding sequence ATGATCGTCGAGACGTTCGCGGTCGGCGCGCTGCAGTGCAACTGCACGATCCTGGGTGATCCGGCCAGCGGCGAGGCGATCGTGATCGACGGCGGCGACGAGGTCGCCCGCATCGCGAGCACGCTCGAGGCGCGCGGCTTGCGCGCGCGCTACCTGGTGCACACGCACGCGCACATCGACCACATCGGCGCGCTCGGCCCGTTGCGCGAGCGCGCCGGCGGCGAGGGGTTGCTGCACCACGCCGATCTGCCGCTCTACGCGACGCTGGCGCAGCAGGCGGTGTGGATCGGGATGCTCGAGCGCCCGCAGGTCGTCGCGCTCGACGGCGACCTCGCCGATGGCGAGGTGCTGCGCGCCGGCGCGGTCGCGCTGCGCTGCGTCCACACGCCCGGCCATACGCCGGGCTCGACCTCGTTCGCGCTGGAAGCGAACGAACGGACGCTGCTCTTCACCGGCGACACGCTCTTCCGCGGCGCGGTCGGCCGGTGGGACCTGGGCGGAACCTCGCTGGCCGACATCGTGCGCTCGATCCGCGAGAAGCTGCTCGTCTACGACGACGCCAGCCTGGTCGTTCCGGGCCACGGTCCGGCCACGACGATCGGCGAGGAGCGGCGTGAGAATCCGTATCTGATATAG
- a CDS encoding DUF885 domain-containing protein — protein MLSNPRVFACLALAAVLGASPAPSAGASGASAAGADAAYAALAKDYFDESFRAGPVTASAVGIHTYDTQLGSYGAADYAAQLARDHRYLDRLAALDPASLSPRIALDRKMLENSLRDDLLLNETMQQWRHQPDNYVQTASGGVFLMISRNFAPPAVRLRDAIAREEQIPRLFAQARANLTAVDKDTASIAAEDALGSVDLFSKTVPQAFAGAGDAATRARFARSTKTAVAATSAFARWLQTRWVAHPAGTYAIGAANYSARLKYEEGIDMPLDRYLAIGQKALDETHAQMVATAKRIDPHASTEQVLARLYKIHPDSAHLMSAAQNDLVKLRAFVIAHHIIDLPPDANIKVTPTPEFLRATTEASMDSPGPLEQVATQAYYNVTPVNPKDPPKVQEGYLEAFNDFERPIISAHEVYPGHFVNFAIDRHLPLTLSEKLLTATSFVEGWAHYDEQMVVDQGWVNGDPRVRLMQLREAIWRNARYVAGVKMHTQGMTVPQAVRFFEQQAFLDPASARAEAKRGTQDATYGYYTLGKLEILKLRADYKKKLGSAFTLARFHHDLLQYGDPAIPLLRPLLLGADDDGKILPNL, from the coding sequence ATGCTTTCGAACCCTCGCGTTTTCGCCTGCCTCGCGCTGGCCGCAGTGCTCGGCGCCTCGCCCGCGCCCTCGGCCGGGGCGAGCGGCGCCTCCGCCGCCGGTGCCGACGCGGCGTACGCCGCGCTCGCGAAGGACTACTTCGACGAGTCGTTCCGCGCCGGCCCGGTCACCGCGAGCGCGGTGGGGATCCACACGTACGACACGCAGCTCGGCTCGTACGGCGCCGCCGACTACGCCGCACAGCTTGCGCGCGACCACCGCTATCTCGACCGGCTCGCCGCGCTCGACCCGGCGTCGCTCTCGCCGCGGATCGCGCTCGACCGCAAGATGCTCGAGAACTCGCTGCGCGACGATCTGCTGCTGAACGAGACGATGCAGCAGTGGCGGCACCAGCCCGACAACTACGTGCAGACCGCGAGCGGCGGGGTGTTCCTGATGATCTCGCGCAACTTTGCGCCGCCGGCCGTGCGGCTGCGCGACGCGATCGCGCGCGAGGAGCAGATTCCGCGCCTCTTCGCCCAGGCGCGCGCGAACCTGACCGCGGTCGACAAGGACACTGCCTCGATCGCCGCCGAGGACGCGCTCGGCAGCGTCGATCTGTTCTCCAAGACGGTGCCGCAGGCGTTCGCGGGCGCCGGCGACGCCGCGACGCGCGCGCGCTTCGCGCGCTCGACGAAGACCGCGGTCGCCGCGACGAGCGCGTTCGCGCGGTGGCTGCAGACGCGCTGGGTCGCGCATCCGGCCGGAACGTACGCGATCGGCGCGGCGAACTACAGCGCGCGGCTCAAGTACGAAGAGGGGATCGACATGCCCCTCGACCGGTACCTCGCGATCGGTCAAAAAGCGCTCGACGAAACGCACGCGCAGATGGTCGCGACCGCGAAGCGGATCGACCCGCATGCGAGCACCGAGCAGGTGCTGGCGCGGCTCTACAAGATCCACCCCGACTCGGCGCACCTCATGTCGGCCGCGCAGAACGACCTCGTCAAGCTGCGCGCGTTCGTGATCGCGCACCACATCATCGACCTTCCGCCCGACGCGAACATCAAGGTCACGCCGACGCCGGAGTTCCTGCGCGCGACGACCGAAGCGTCGATGGACTCGCCCGGCCCGCTCGAGCAAGTCGCGACGCAGGCGTACTACAACGTCACCCCGGTCAACCCGAAAGACCCGCCGAAGGTGCAAGAGGGATATCTCGAAGCGTTCAACGACTTCGAGCGCCCCATCATCTCGGCGCACGAAGTCTATCCCGGCCACTTCGTCAACTTCGCGATCGACCGGCACCTGCCGCTGACGCTGAGCGAGAAGCTGCTCACCGCCACCTCCTTCGTCGAAGGCTGGGCGCACTACGACGAGCAGATGGTCGTCGACCAAGGCTGGGTGAACGGCGACCCGCGCGTGCGGCTCATGCAGTTGCGCGAAGCGATCTGGCGCAACGCGCGCTACGTGGCCGGGGTGAAGATGCACACGCAGGGGATGACCGTCCCGCAAGCGGTTCGATTCTTCGAGCAGCAGGCGTTTCTCGATCCCGCGAGCGCGCGCGCCGAGGCGAAGCGCGGCACGCAGGACGCGACCTACGGCTACTACACGCTCGGCAAGCTCGAGATCCTCAAGCTGCGCGCGGACTACAAGAAGAAGCTCGGAAGCGCGTTCACCCTGGCGCGCTTCCACCACGACCTCTTGCAGTACGGTGATCCCGCGATCCCGCTGCTCCGTCCGCTCCTCCTCGGAGCGGACGACGACGGGAAGATCCTCCCCAACCTCTAG
- a CDS encoding TlpA family protein disulfide reductase gives MPRALVIAALVFLSGCYNAPDPGKAGNGGGPGALAGAPAQSFDVRRTDGRTDSLARHRGQVVLMNLWATWCPPCREEMPALQRFARENAGKVVVLGVDQGESSAAAAAFARQFGVTFPILVDEQQQYGRAYQGIGLPTTVIVARDGRVVRGIDGALTLEQMRAAVAPALAAK, from the coding sequence GTGCCCAGGGCTCTCGTCATCGCAGCGCTCGTCTTCCTGAGCGGCTGCTACAACGCCCCCGATCCCGGCAAGGCCGGCAACGGCGGCGGACCGGGCGCGCTCGCCGGCGCTCCCGCGCAGTCGTTCGACGTCCGCCGCACCGACGGGCGCACCGACTCGCTCGCGCGCCACCGCGGCCAAGTGGTGCTGATGAACTTGTGGGCGACGTGGTGTCCGCCGTGCCGTGAAGAGATGCCGGCGCTGCAGCGCTTCGCGCGCGAGAACGCCGGGAAGGTGGTCGTGCTCGGCGTCGACCAGGGCGAGTCGTCCGCGGCGGCGGCGGCGTTCGCACGGCAGTTCGGCGTGACGTTTCCGATCCTGGTCGACGAGCAGCAGCAGTACGGGCGCGCATATCAAGGGATCGGCTTGCCGACGACGGTGATCGTCGCGCGCGACGGCCGCGTCGTGCGCGGAATCGACGGCGCGCTGACGCTGGAACAGATGCGCGCCGCCGTCGCGCCCGCGCTCGCCGCGAAGTGA
- a CDS encoding O-methyltransferase translates to MRDLAYLTRLHREPSPLLLELEQHGLREGIPIVDRAAGRFLSVLVHCMQANRVLELGTAYGYSTLWMALALPPAGRIWTIDPDIERTEIAVSYFRRAGVDERIEIINQPALEVLGTFPQRNLDIVFIDAVKTEYADYLEAVVPMLKRSGIVVVDNLLWSGRSAAAPKSSDEESTKALRAFNKIFLNHPELDATIVPIGDGIGIGARVD, encoded by the coding sequence GTGCGCGACCTGGCCTACCTCACGCGGCTCCATCGGGAGCCGTCGCCGCTGCTCCTGGAACTGGAACAGCACGGGCTGCGCGAAGGGATTCCGATCGTCGACCGGGCCGCCGGACGCTTCCTCTCCGTCCTCGTGCACTGCATGCAGGCCAACCGCGTCCTGGAGCTCGGGACGGCGTACGGTTACTCGACGCTCTGGATGGCGCTCGCGCTGCCGCCGGCCGGCCGCATCTGGACGATCGATCCGGATATCGAACGCACCGAGATCGCGGTCTCGTACTTCCGCCGCGCGGGGGTGGACGAGCGGATCGAGATCATCAACCAGCCCGCCCTCGAGGTGCTCGGCACCTTTCCGCAGCGCAACCTCGACATCGTCTTCATCGACGCGGTCAAAACCGAGTACGCCGACTATCTCGAAGCCGTCGTGCCGATGCTCAAACGTTCCGGAATCGTGGTGGTCGACAACCTGCTGTGGTCCGGGCGCTCCGCCGCGGCGCCGAAATCGTCGGACGAGGAGTCGACGAAAGCGCTCCGCGCGTTCAACAAGATCTTCCTCAACCATCCGGAGCTCGACGCGACGATCGTTCCGATCGGCGACGGGATCGGCATCGGTGCTCGCGTCGACTGA
- a CDS encoding YceI family protein, which translates to MRHFVLIAALLAALAAPALAADYAVDPNHTQATFTVTHLAISRVSGKIPVTAGTVTLGSSNLPTAISVQLSAKDLDTQSADRDRDLRSPDWFEVTKYPTMTFVAKSITGTPQAFTVVGDLTMHGVTKPVTLAAKELGRMTDARNRTHIGYNATGTLDRRDWGMNWGKTTPGGGLIAGNDVTLDLNVEIVSK; encoded by the coding sequence TTGCGCCACTTCGTTCTCATCGCCGCCCTGCTCGCCGCGCTCGCCGCGCCGGCGCTCGCCGCCGACTACGCGGTCGACCCCAACCACACGCAAGCGACGTTCACCGTGACGCACTTGGCGATCTCGCGCGTCAGCGGGAAGATTCCGGTCACCGCCGGCACCGTCACGCTCGGCTCGTCGAACCTGCCGACCGCGATCAGCGTGCAGCTGAGCGCGAAAGATCTCGACACGCAGAGCGCCGACCGCGACCGGGACCTGCGCTCCCCCGACTGGTTCGAGGTGACGAAGTATCCGACGATGACGTTCGTCGCCAAGTCGATCACCGGGACGCCGCAAGCGTTCACCGTCGTCGGCGACCTGACGATGCACGGCGTCACCAAGCCGGTCACGCTCGCCGCCAAGGAGCTCGGCCGCATGACCGACGCGCGCAACCGCACGCACATCGGTTACAACGCGACGGGAACCCTCGACCGCCGCGACTGGGGCATGAACTGGGGCAAGACCACCCCCGGCGGCGGACTGATCGCCGGCAACGACGTGACGCTCGATCTCAACGTGGAGATCGTCAGTAAATAG
- a CDS encoding alpha/beta hydrolase: protein MVNAAVPSAWRSGRVRARGVTLAAYETGSDASDARVVLLLHGLGHWTDGAWSRLVPRLDPALRYVAFDLPGFGASEKPDAPYDAAYFRRVTNDAVAALGLERFALVGHSLGGFIAADYAGAFPERVTHLALIAPAGFSRTPRHLFYGLAGAVARGLASSAPGRGVFARAPSKRFIARIFERGVVEAASLDPHQIERAYELAQDLALRKAFAGVYSGALQTFARRRSIHADLARYRGPVFCAWGKHDRYIAVAALRDVQRVYPHATTLVLNRSGHLPQLEEPDQLGAALGTFLASP from the coding sequence GTGGTGAACGCGGCGGTTCCGTCCGCGTGGCGCAGCGGGCGCGTGCGCGCGCGCGGCGTGACGCTGGCGGCGTACGAGACGGGGAGCGACGCGAGCGACGCGCGGGTCGTGCTGCTCTTGCACGGCCTCGGCCACTGGACCGACGGCGCGTGGAGCCGGCTCGTCCCGCGGCTCGATCCCGCGCTGCGTTACGTCGCGTTCGACCTGCCGGGCTTCGGCGCGAGCGAAAAACCCGACGCCCCGTACGACGCCGCCTACTTCCGCCGCGTGACGAACGACGCCGTCGCGGCGCTCGGGCTGGAGCGCTTCGCGCTGGTCGGACACTCGCTGGGCGGCTTCATCGCCGCCGACTACGCCGGCGCATTTCCCGAGCGCGTCACGCACCTCGCGCTGATCGCGCCGGCAGGTTTCTCGCGCACGCCGCGCCACCTGTTCTACGGCCTCGCCGGCGCGGTGGCACGCGGGCTGGCGTCGAGCGCACCGGGCCGCGGCGTGTTCGCGCGCGCGCCGTCGAAGCGTTTCATCGCGCGCATCTTCGAGCGCGGCGTCGTCGAGGCGGCGTCGCTCGATCCGCACCAGATCGAACGCGCCTACGAGCTGGCGCAGGACCTCGCGCTGCGCAAAGCGTTCGCCGGCGTGTACAGCGGCGCGCTGCAGACGTTCGCCCGGCGGCGCAGCATCCACGCCGATCTGGCGCGTTACCGCGGTCCGGTCTTCTGCGCCTGGGGCAAACACGACCGCTACATCGCAGTCGCCGCGCTGCGCGACGTCCAACGCGTCTACCCCCACGCGACGACGCTCGTCCTCAACCGCAGCGGCCACCTGCCACAGCTCGAAGAACCCGACCAACTCGGCGCCGCACTGGGCACGTTTCTCGCCTCACCGTAG
- a CDS encoding superoxide dismutase — protein MATLAQQSYTPKKFDLSGLQGISDNTLQVHFGLYEGYVKNTNLLNEQLADIVKSGKAAGADPHFAELTRRLGFEYNGMVLHEYYFGNMTKNAGGSPTSGLTDVVSATHGDFDTWKKDFSAIGGMRGVGWAIAYYNPNAGRVSNHWITLHEDGNVAGFVPLLVMDVWEHAFLLDYKPAERSKYIESFFANVDWNVVQQRLDAAKGGGRP, from the coding sequence TTGGCAACGCTCGCCCAACAATCGTATACGCCGAAGAAGTTCGACCTGTCGGGACTGCAAGGAATCTCCGACAACACGCTGCAGGTCCACTTCGGCCTGTACGAGGGCTACGTCAAGAACACGAACCTGCTCAACGAGCAGCTCGCCGACATCGTCAAGTCCGGCAAAGCGGCCGGCGCCGATCCGCACTTCGCCGAGCTCACGCGGCGTTTGGGCTTCGAGTACAACGGCATGGTCCTGCACGAGTACTACTTCGGGAACATGACCAAGAACGCGGGCGGTTCGCCGACGTCCGGGCTTACGGACGTGGTCTCCGCGACGCACGGCGACTTCGACACGTGGAAGAAAGACTTCAGCGCGATCGGCGGAATGCGCGGCGTCGGCTGGGCGATCGCGTACTACAACCCGAATGCGGGCCGCGTCTCGAACCACTGGATCACGCTGCACGAGGACGGCAACGTCGCGGGGTTCGTGCCGCTGCTGGTGATGGACGTGTGGGAGCACGCGTTCCTGCTCGACTACAAGCCGGCGGAGCGCTCGAAGTACATCGAGTCGTTCTTCGCCAACGTCGACTGGAACGTCGTGCAGCAGCGGCTCGACGCGGCGAAGGGCGGCGGCCGCCCCTAA
- a CDS encoding flavin reductase family protein — protein MLASTEEFIAAMRRFATGVAIVTTTYEEQVRGFTVNAFAGVSADPPTVLICVNRIATTHPLIAASQRFCVNILSVEQRELAQRFAGGEPRARFEGVTYHAGPSGSPVLAGTVAYFDCAVTEELTASTHTIFLGSVLEAGWREGAPLGYFNRAYRDFGLER, from the coding sequence GTGCTCGCGTCGACTGAGGAGTTCATCGCCGCGATGCGCCGCTTCGCGACCGGCGTGGCGATCGTGACGACCACCTATGAAGAACAGGTCCGCGGCTTCACCGTCAACGCGTTCGCCGGCGTCTCCGCGGATCCGCCGACGGTGCTGATCTGCGTGAACCGGATCGCGACGACGCATCCGCTCATCGCGGCCTCGCAGCGCTTCTGCGTGAACATCCTCTCGGTCGAGCAGCGCGAGCTAGCGCAGCGCTTCGCGGGCGGCGAGCCGCGCGCGCGCTTCGAAGGCGTCACCTACCACGCCGGGCCGAGCGGCTCGCCGGTCCTCGCGGGAACGGTCGCGTACTTCGACTGCGCGGTCACCGAGGAGCTGACCGCGTCGACGCACACGATCTTTCTGGGCAGCGTGCTCGAAGCGGGCTGGCGCGAAGGCGCGCCGCTCGGCTACTTCAACCGCGCCTATCGCGACTTCGGGCTGGAACGATGA
- a CDS encoding LON peptidase substrate-binding domain-containing protein: MTRLRLFPLNTVLFPGAVLNLHVFEERYRKMVAECLDAGEAFGVVLIRDGQEAGDPDVTPHEVGTTAEISEVTPLPAGRYYISTVGGRRFRIDRIVSRDPYLTADVHFLDEDEHDDEDDDDARASELTHRVRGEFREYVKLLVAFSGHASEVDVPHDPVDASYAVGDALQVADALKQRLLELRTAEARLAAELGFLRRLLPQLRSLLERKRAQENVVRDAAPGRRVPDAPRTLFRQALLDELNFSLVPGAQLRGRRSASARRS, translated from the coding sequence ATGACCAGGCTGCGCCTGTTTCCGCTCAACACGGTCCTCTTTCCGGGCGCGGTGCTGAACCTCCACGTTTTCGAAGAGCGCTATCGCAAGATGGTCGCCGAATGCCTCGACGCGGGCGAGGCGTTCGGCGTCGTCTTGATTCGCGACGGCCAGGAAGCCGGCGATCCCGACGTGACGCCGCACGAGGTCGGGACGACCGCGGAGATATCGGAAGTCACGCCGCTCCCTGCCGGCCGCTACTACATCAGCACGGTCGGCGGGCGGCGTTTCCGCATCGACCGCATCGTCAGCCGCGATCCGTATCTGACCGCCGACGTCCACTTCCTCGACGAGGACGAGCACGACGACGAGGATGACGACGACGCGCGTGCTTCGGAGCTCACCCACCGCGTGCGCGGCGAGTTCCGTGAGTACGTGAAGCTGCTCGTCGCGTTCTCCGGCCACGCGAGCGAGGTCGACGTGCCGCACGATCCGGTCGACGCGAGCTACGCGGTCGGCGACGCGCTGCAAGTCGCCGACGCGCTCAAGCAGCGGCTGCTGGAGCTGCGCACCGCCGAGGCGCGTCTCGCCGCGGAGCTGGGGTTCTTGCGCCGGCTGCTGCCGCAGCTGCGCTCGCTGCTCGAGCGCAAGCGGGCGCAGGAGAACGTCGTGCGCGACGCCGCCCCCGGGCGGCGAGTTCCGGACGCACCAAGAACGCTATTTCGGCAAGCACTTCTCGATGAATTGAACTTTAGTCTGGTGCCTGGCGCTCAGCTGCGAGGACGACGTTCCGCATCAGCGCGACGTTCGTGA
- a CDS encoding bifunctional 5,10-methylenetetrahydrofolate dehydrogenase/5,10-methenyltetrahydrofolate cyclohydrolase yields MTARILDGRALAAELRAEIAVRSARLRARGIAPCLVVALVGEDAASSAYVRSIEREGAKTGVEVRVDALAAAASEDQVRARLSALGDDAQVHGVILQQPLPPHLGIRRIAEAMPPHKDVDGANPVNLGRLAFASGTEFVPATPMAVMLLLERSARWPLRGMRACVVGRSNVVGLPVALLLMARDATVTVTHKETRDLARHTRDAEIVVVATGVPNLLRAPMIAPGATVIDVGTTFVDGKLVGDAAYDEVAQLAGEITPVPGGVGPVTNVALMRNVVLAAERQAPD; encoded by the coding sequence ATGACGGCCCGAATCCTGGACGGACGCGCGCTCGCGGCCGAGCTGCGCGCGGAGATCGCTGTGCGCAGCGCACGCTTGCGCGCGCGCGGAATCGCGCCATGTCTCGTCGTCGCGCTCGTCGGCGAGGATGCGGCGAGCAGCGCGTACGTGCGCAGCATCGAGCGCGAGGGCGCGAAGACCGGCGTCGAGGTGCGCGTCGACGCGCTCGCCGCCGCTGCGAGCGAGGACCAGGTGCGCGCACGGCTGAGCGCGCTCGGCGACGATGCGCAGGTTCACGGCGTCATCCTGCAACAGCCGCTTCCGCCGCACCTGGGGATTCGGCGGATCGCCGAGGCGATGCCGCCGCACAAGGACGTCGACGGCGCGAACCCCGTCAACCTCGGACGCCTCGCGTTCGCCAGCGGAACCGAGTTCGTCCCGGCGACGCCGATGGCCGTGATGCTCCTGCTCGAGCGCAGCGCGCGCTGGCCGCTGCGCGGCATGCGCGCGTGCGTCGTCGGGCGCTCGAACGTCGTCGGGCTCCCGGTCGCGCTGCTGCTGATGGCGCGCGACGCGACGGTCACCGTCACCCACAAGGAGACGCGCGACCTCGCGCGCCACACGCGCGACGCCGAGATCGTCGTCGTCGCGACCGGCGTTCCGAATCTTTTGCGCGCGCCGATGATCGCGCCCGGCGCGACGGTGATCGACGTCGGCACGACGTTCGTGGACGGCAAGCTGGTCGGCGACGCCGCGTACGACGAGGTCGCGCAGCTCGCCGGCGAAATCACCCCCGTCCCCGGCGGCGTCGGCCCGGTCACGAACGTCGCGCTGATGCGGAACGTCGTCCTCGCAGCTGAGCGCCAGGCACCAGACTAA